The following proteins are co-located in the Phaenicophaeus curvirostris isolate KB17595 chromosome 12, BPBGC_Pcur_1.0, whole genome shotgun sequence genome:
- the ANXA2 gene encoding annexin A2, whose protein sequence is MSTVHEILSKLSLEGDHSLPPSAYATVKAYSNFDADRDAAALETAIKTKGVDEVTIINILTNRSNEQRQDIAFAYQRRTKKELSAALKSALSGHLEAVILGLLKTPAQYDASELKAAMKGLGTDEDTLIEIICSRTNQELSEINRVYREMYKTELEKDIISDTSGDFRKLMVALAKGKRCEDSSVVDYELIDQDARDLYDAGVKRKGTDVPKWINIMTERSVPHLQKVFERYKSYSPYDMLESIKKEVKGDLENAFLNLVQCIQNKQLYFADRLYDSMKGKGTRDKVLIRIMVSRCEVDMLKIKSEFKRKYGKSLYYFIQQDTKGDYQRALLNLCGGED, encoded by the exons ATGTCTACTGTCCATGAAATTTTAAGTAAGCTCAGCCTTGAAGGAGAT cacTCTCTCCCACCAAGTGCGTACGCCACAGTTAAGGCCTACTCAAATTTTGATGCTGATCgggatgctgcagccctggAAACAGCCATCAAGACCAAAG GTGTGGATGAGGTCACCATCATCAACATCCTGACAAACCGCAGCAATGAACAGAGGCAGGATATTGCTTTTGCCTATCAGAGGAGGACCAAAAAG GAACTTTCTGCGGCACTCAAGTCTGCTCTGTCAGGTCATTTGGAGGCAGTGATCTTGGGCTTGCTGAAGACACCAGCACAGTATGATGCCTCTGAATTGAAAGCTGCCATGAAG GGTCTGGGAACTGATGAGGACACACTCATTGAAATCATCTGCTCACGAACAAATCAGGAGCTTAGTGAAATTAACAGAGTCTACAGGGAAA tgtACAAGACAGAACTGGAAAAGGACATTATATCCGACACATCTGGTGACTTCCGCAAGCTAATGGTTGCCCTGGCCAAG GGCAAGAGGTGTGAAGATAGCTCTGTGGTTGATTATGAGCTGATTGACCAAGATGCTAGG GACCTCTATGATGCTGGTGTGAAGAGAAAGGGAACTGATGTCCCCAAGTGGATCAACATTATGACTGAAAGAAGTGTCCCCCACCTGCAGAAAG TGTTTGAAAGGTACAAGAGCTACAGCCCATATGATATGTTGGAAAGCATCAAGAAGGAGGTTAAGGGAGATCTGGAGAATGCCTTCCTTAATCTTG TCCAGTGCATTCAGAACAAGCAGCTGTATTTTGCAGACAGACTGTACGATTCCATGAAG GGCAAGGGAACCCGTGACAAGGTTCTTATCAGGATTATGGTCTCCCGCTGCGAGGTTGACATGCTGAAAATTAAGAGTGAATTCAAGAGGAAATACGGGAAatctctttattattttatccAG cAAGACACAAAAGGAGATTACCAGAGGGCACTGCTGAACCTGTGTGGTGGAGAGGACTGA